In Humulus lupulus chromosome 7, drHumLupu1.1, whole genome shotgun sequence, the following are encoded in one genomic region:
- the LOC133792796 gene encoding uncharacterized protein LOC133792796 yields the protein MTAMVATTDSVNDPPWYSDSGATHHCTTNDHNLTSKVSYNGSEQLHVGDGTGLTISNIGGSDSKSESAFENGGDEFNVPILKNHCQNCLQSIESMKKSENIRGEIIQLAKQVLEMYNVAANEMATLTVVVREMDRRQDVLVHIVEAASNTLEK from the exons ATGACTGCAATGGTGGCGACAACAGACTCAGTCAATGATCCGCCCTGGTATTCGGACTCTGGAGCTACACATCACTGCACAACCAATGACCATAATTTAACATCCAAAGTTTCTTACAATGGATCCGAACAACTTCATGTTGGGGACGGCACAGGTCTGACCATTTCTAACATTG GTGGAAGCGATTCAAAGAGTGAGAGCGCCTTCGAGAATGGCGGGGATGAGTTCAATGTTCCAATACTAAAGAATCATTGTCAAAATTGCTTACAATCAATTGAATCCATGAAGAAATCTGAAAATATTCGTGGCGAAATCATCCAATTGGCGAAACAAGTCCTAGAAATGTATAATGTTGCAGCAAATGAGATGGCTACCTTGACAGTTGTTGTTCGGGAGATGGACAGGAGACAGGACGTACTCGTGCATATTGTAGAGGCTGCCAGTAATACACTAGAAAAGTGA